The following proteins come from a genomic window of Yinghuangia sp. ASG 101:
- a CDS encoding GntR family transcriptional regulator, whose translation MPGPWPTPPGAARRRAERAYGIAEVLRRLVVSGAYPDGVLPDERTLIAEFGTTRNTVREALDLLRCEGLVERVPGTGTVVTAAKYPHGLNRLTGLAETLHEHGDVTNEVRAAGPVRAPATVARRLHMSEGAQVVYIERVRRLNGLPLSLDLTYLAPDVGTPLLGRDLEHLDVFGLIEQTSGHRLGVAEISVEAVNADAHASAVLEVPRGAALLVVERLSHLDTGRPVDLEFIRFRGDRLSMTARIPRSSPT comes from the coding sequence GTGCCCGGCCCCTGGCCCACCCCGCCCGGTGCCGCCCGCCGCCGGGCGGAACGCGCGTACGGCATCGCCGAGGTGCTGCGCCGCCTCGTCGTCTCCGGGGCGTACCCCGACGGCGTGCTGCCGGACGAGCGGACGCTGATCGCGGAGTTCGGCACCACCCGCAACACCGTGCGCGAAGCGCTCGACCTGCTGCGCTGCGAGGGCCTGGTGGAGCGCGTCCCGGGGACCGGCACGGTGGTGACCGCGGCGAAGTACCCGCACGGCCTCAACCGGCTGACCGGGCTCGCCGAGACGCTGCACGAGCACGGCGACGTCACCAACGAGGTCCGCGCCGCGGGCCCGGTCCGCGCCCCCGCGACCGTCGCGCGGCGCCTGCACATGTCCGAGGGCGCCCAGGTCGTCTACATCGAACGCGTGCGCCGGCTCAACGGCCTCCCCCTCTCGCTCGACCTCACCTACCTGGCCCCGGACGTCGGTACGCCGTTGCTCGGCCGGGACCTCGAACACCTGGACGTGTTCGGTCTGATCGAGCAGACCAGCGGCCACCGGCTCGGTGTCGCGGAGATCTCCGTGGAGGCGGTCAACGCCGACGCGCACGCCTCCGCCGTCCTCGAAGTACCGCGCGGGGCGGCGCTGTTGGTGGTCGAACGGCTCAGCCACCTGGACACCGGGCGCCCGGTCGACCTGGAGTTCATCCGCTTCCGCGGCGACCGGCTGAGCATGACCGCGCGCATACCGCGCTCGTCCCCGACCTGA
- a CDS encoding ABC transporter substrate-binding protein, producing the protein MPALPPTRPRLFRPRRKPVLRAVALVCTAAFLAACGADSDSGSGSGGTVEVVVGYQSKTINTVTAGTLLRAQGYFEKRLAEAGAQSGTKYKVTWQDYDTGAPITTQMVAGKIDIGSMGDYPLLINGSRTQPLGDDRTVMVSVTGYNLRGGLNSVVVPKDSKAASLADLKGKSVSTSVGSAGHGVLVRALEQAGLGADAVKVENQQPQVGASALESGGVAAQSQFVAWPGLLVFQDRARLLYDGAATRFPTLHGVVVREKYAKGRPEVIDAFLKAQLDATRFLHEQPLKAARSVASDTGLPPEVVYLYNGPAGISTFDATLKPTLTDAMDRDIPLLKSIADLKALDMKAFVDDTWLRKAYGPEYDADLASTENPARITGTDAACTVPVTDEATAGEIWVDGEDATRPAANPVCLLRQVRQIQATGGKVRVGYVPDATTGTRWYADKAVWVSDPGAAPEARFVPFAAPDTAQAFVAAHPGSTVVPYAEAVNAA; encoded by the coding sequence ATGCCTGCCCTGCCTCCCACCCGCCCCCGACTGTTCCGGCCCCGCCGCAAACCCGTCCTGCGCGCGGTGGCGCTGGTGTGCACCGCGGCCTTCCTCGCCGCCTGCGGCGCGGACTCCGACTCGGGGTCGGGGTCCGGCGGCACGGTCGAAGTCGTGGTCGGCTACCAGTCGAAGACCATCAACACCGTGACCGCCGGGACGCTGCTGCGCGCCCAGGGCTACTTCGAGAAGCGCCTCGCCGAGGCGGGCGCGCAGTCCGGCACGAAGTACAAGGTGACCTGGCAGGACTACGACACGGGCGCGCCGATCACGACGCAGATGGTCGCCGGGAAGATCGACATCGGGTCGATGGGCGACTACCCCCTGCTCATCAACGGTTCGCGGACCCAACCCCTCGGCGACGACCGCACGGTGATGGTGTCGGTCACCGGCTACAACCTGCGCGGCGGCCTCAACAGCGTTGTCGTCCCGAAGGACTCCAAGGCCGCGTCGCTCGCCGACCTCAAGGGCAAGTCCGTCTCCACGTCGGTCGGTTCGGCGGGCCACGGGGTGCTGGTCCGGGCCCTCGAACAGGCCGGGCTCGGCGCCGACGCGGTCAAGGTCGAGAACCAGCAACCCCAGGTCGGCGCCTCGGCGTTGGAGTCCGGAGGCGTCGCCGCGCAATCCCAATTCGTGGCGTGGCCGGGCCTGTTGGTGTTCCAGGACCGCGCCAGGCTGCTCTACGACGGGGCGGCGACGCGATTCCCCACGCTGCACGGCGTCGTGGTGCGCGAGAAGTACGCGAAGGGTCGCCCCGAGGTGATCGACGCGTTCCTCAAGGCGCAGCTCGACGCGACCCGCTTCCTGCACGAACAGCCGCTCAAGGCCGCGCGGTCCGTCGCGTCCGACACCGGCCTGCCGCCCGAGGTCGTCTACCTCTACAACGGGCCCGCGGGCATCTCGACGTTCGACGCGACGCTCAAGCCGACGCTGACCGACGCGATGGACCGGGACATCCCGCTGCTCAAGTCGATCGCCGACCTCAAGGCGCTCGACATGAAGGCGTTCGTCGACGACACGTGGCTGCGCAAGGCGTACGGGCCGGAGTACGACGCCGACCTCGCCTCGACCGAGAATCCCGCGCGGATCACCGGAACCGACGCGGCGTGCACCGTACCGGTCACCGACGAGGCGACGGCCGGTGAGATCTGGGTGGACGGCGAGGACGCCACGCGCCCCGCGGCGAACCCGGTCTGCCTGCTGCGGCAGGTCAGGCAGATCCAGGCGACCGGTGGCAAGGTCCGCGTCGGCTACGTGCCGGACGCGACCACCGGCACCCGCTGGTACGCGGACAAGGCCGTCTGGGTCAGCGACCCCGGCGCGGCCCCCGAGGCGCGGTTCGTCCCGTTCGCGGCCCCCGACACGGCCCAGGCCTTCGTCGCGGCGCACCCCGGATCGACGGTCGTGCCCTACGCGGAGGCGGTGAACGCGGCATGA
- a CDS encoding ABC transporter permease, which translates to MRRFLSLAVALGLWQYLTANDITWWVRFDRLPTVTEVAREFGDQLGGSTYYDDLEASLTRILSGFVLAAFAGIGAGILVTRSRIAGDLLQPLLEVVRPIPAIAMVPIAILVFPTDEQGITFITFLAAFFPILVSTRHAVRALPTLWEDALRTMGGRRRHTLWHVVLPGTLPGVFGGLSVGMGVSWICVISAEMISGQYGVGYRTWQAYTIVDYPGVIVGMISIGILGWATAGLVELAGRRATRWLPREGGAR; encoded by the coding sequence CTGCGCCGCTTCCTGTCCCTCGCCGTGGCGCTCGGACTGTGGCAGTACCTCACCGCCAACGACATCACGTGGTGGGTGCGGTTCGACCGGTTGCCGACCGTGACCGAGGTCGCCCGCGAGTTCGGCGACCAGCTCGGCGGCTCGACCTACTACGACGACCTGGAGGCCAGCCTGACCCGGATCCTGTCCGGCTTCGTCCTCGCCGCGTTCGCCGGAATCGGGGCCGGCATCCTCGTCACGCGCTCCCGGATCGCGGGCGACCTGCTGCAACCGCTGCTCGAAGTCGTGCGCCCGATCCCGGCGATCGCCATGGTGCCGATCGCGATCCTCGTCTTCCCGACCGACGAGCAGGGCATCACGTTCATCACCTTCCTCGCGGCGTTCTTCCCGATCCTCGTCAGCACCCGGCACGCGGTCCGTGCGCTCCCGACGCTGTGGGAGGACGCCCTGCGCACGATGGGCGGGCGGCGCCGGCACACGCTGTGGCACGTCGTCCTCCCCGGCACGCTGCCGGGGGTCTTCGGCGGCCTGTCGGTCGGGATGGGCGTCTCGTGGATCTGTGTGATCTCCGCCGAGATGATCTCCGGCCAGTACGGCGTGGGTTATCGGACGTGGCAGGCGTACACCATCGTCGACTACCCCGGCGTGATCGTCGGGATGATCAGCATCGGCATCCTCGGCTGGGCGACCGCCGGGCTCGTCGAACTCGCCGGCCGCCGCGCGACGCGCTGGCTGCCCCGCGAAGGAGGCGCACGGTGA
- a CDS encoding EboA domain-containing protein — protein MTISIPPTAATTRRDPAGPPEPTLDEIRGGYRESVCPDRADRADLFDWPALAAAAATGSALRRTAVFASAGRVCGRAPITAIPGWTCDDAARVLLLDAIARAAAGGPIPGDAELAGLIRTLYERGDTHERRAVLRALPYLPPGAATPDLTRTLTEDALRGDDRSLVAAAMGPCGRAVLTDAQWRRGVLKCLDLGLPLRPTVSGLGARSDTELVHMLADFARERADSAD, from the coding sequence ATGACCATCAGCATTCCGCCCACGGCCGCCACCACACGCCGCGACCCCGCCGGGCCGCCCGAGCCCACCCTCGACGAAATCCGGGGGGGATACCGGGAGTCCGTATGCCCGGACCGCGCCGACCGCGCGGACCTCTTCGACTGGCCCGCCCTCGCCGCAGCCGCCGCGACCGGGAGCGCGCTGCGCCGGACCGCCGTCTTCGCGTCGGCGGGCCGCGTCTGCGGTCGTGCGCCGATCACCGCGATCCCGGGCTGGACCTGCGACGACGCGGCCCGCGTCCTGCTCCTCGACGCGATCGCCCGCGCCGCGGCCGGCGGCCCGATCCCCGGCGACGCCGAACTGGCGGGCCTGATAAGGACGTTGTACGAGCGCGGCGACACCCACGAACGCCGCGCCGTGCTGCGCGCCCTGCCGTACCTCCCGCCGGGCGCGGCGACTCCCGATCTGACGCGGACCCTCACCGAGGACGCGTTGCGCGGCGACGACCGCTCGTTGGTCGCCGCGGCGATGGGCCCGTGCGGGCGCGCCGTGCTCACCGACGCGCAATGGCGCCGAGGCGTCCTGAAGTGCCTCGACCTCGGACTCCCCCTACGCCCCACCGTGAGCGGCCTCGGCGCCCGCAGCGACACCGAACTCGTCCACATGCTGGCCGACTTCGCCCGCGAACGCGCCGACTCGGCGGACTAG
- a CDS encoding 4Fe-4S dicluster domain-containing protein, with protein sequence MPLAANRADVPVTIDEARCLDGCTLCVDVCPLDSLAINPESGKAYMHVDECWYCGPCAIRCPTGAVTVNIPYLLR encoded by the coding sequence ATGCCGCTGGCCGCCAACCGCGCCGACGTTCCCGTCACCATCGACGAGGCGCGCTGCCTGGACGGGTGCACGCTCTGCGTCGACGTGTGCCCGCTCGACTCGCTCGCCATCAACCCCGAGTCCGGCAAGGCGTACATGCACGTCGACGAGTGCTGGTACTGCGGCCCCTGCGCGATCCGCTGCCCGACCGGGGCCGTGACCGTCAACATCCCCTACCTGCTCCGCTGA
- a CDS encoding putative leader peptide, giving the protein MSRVRPRHRATSHGVPVRPRLVGRPHVDLRRQASALCRRAG; this is encoded by the coding sequence ATGAGCCGCGTACGCCCGCGTCACCGCGCGACGTCGCACGGCGTTCCCGTACGGCCGCGCCTGGTCGGACGGCCGCATGTCGATCTGCGCCGCCAGGCCAGCGCGCTCTGTCGCCGCGCCGGCTGA
- a CDS encoding ABC transporter ATP-binding protein, whose protein sequence is MTTISPTPAVDGTKSRDGQVRSAEAATGASLTVASATIGYPGREVLSDLDLDIPAGRVLVVVGASGCGKSTLLRALAGLLRPASGRIVLDGEAVEAPSGDRALVFQEDGLLPWRSVRRNIELPLSVRGIPRRARKSPVAEWIGRVGLTGFENHLPRELSGGMRQRVQLARALVVRPRVLLMDEPFGALDTQTRTAMQDLLVDVWQRHRTTLVFVTHDVDEALFLGDRIAVLGPHGTGLRAVVDVPHPRERDARHSPDVLAARARILGLLTSPASAAGPSGKDRS, encoded by the coding sequence GTGACCACCATTTCCCCGACCCCGGCCGTCGACGGTACGAAATCCCGTGACGGTCAAGTGCGTTCCGCGGAGGCGGCGACCGGCGCGAGCCTCACCGTCGCGTCCGCGACCATCGGCTACCCGGGCCGCGAAGTCCTCTCCGACCTCGACCTCGACATCCCCGCCGGACGCGTCCTCGTGGTCGTCGGGGCCTCCGGCTGCGGCAAATCCACGCTCCTGCGCGCCCTCGCCGGACTGCTCCGGCCCGCGTCGGGACGCATCGTGCTGGACGGCGAGGCCGTCGAAGCGCCGTCCGGAGACCGGGCGTTGGTCTTCCAGGAGGACGGCCTGCTGCCCTGGCGCAGCGTCCGCCGCAACATCGAACTCCCGTTGTCGGTCCGCGGGATCCCCCGCCGCGCCCGCAAGTCCCCCGTCGCGGAGTGGATCGGACGCGTCGGCCTGACCGGGTTCGAGAACCACCTGCCACGCGAACTGTCGGGCGGCATGCGGCAACGCGTACAACTCGCCCGCGCGCTGGTCGTCCGGCCGCGCGTCCTGCTCATGGACGAACCGTTCGGCGCGCTCGACACCCAGACCCGAACGGCCATGCAGGACCTGCTGGTCGACGTGTGGCAGCGGCACCGCACGACGCTGGTCTTCGTCACCCACGACGTCGACGAGGCGCTGTTCCTCGGCGACCGCATCGCGGTGCTCGGGCCGCACGGGACCGGCCTGCGCGCGGTCGTCGACGTCCCGCACCCCCGCGAACGCGACGCCCGGCACAGCCCGGACGTCCTCGCCGCGCGGGCCCGCATCCTCGGCCTGCTCACCTCCCCCGCCTCCGCCGCCGGCCCCTCCGGAAAGGACCGCTCCTGA
- a CDS encoding fumarate reductase/succinate dehydrogenase flavoprotein subunit, translating to MAVPAVDDRDELSCDVLVIGGGTAGTMAALTAGAHGARVLLLEKAHVRHSGALAMGMDGVNNAVLPGLATPEDYVAEITRANDGIVNQRTVMRTATRGHAMVRRLEGYGVKFEKDEHGEYAVRQVHRSGSYVLPMPEGRDIKKVLYRELRRRENRERITIENRLMPVRVLTAEGRAVGAVALHTRTGRFTVVRAGAVILATGAAGRLGLPASGYLYGTYENPTNAGDGHAMAYHAGAELSNIECFQVNPLIKDYNGPACAYVANPFGGYQVNADGDRFVDCDYWSGQMMAEVKREIDSARGPIYLKLTHLPEETVSALENILHTTERPTRGTFHAGRGHDYRTHDVEMHISEIGLCGGHSGSGVWVDENAATTVPGLYAAGDLACVPHNYMIGAFVYGDLAGQHAAEGPAKAPYTGPLPDDQIAAAHALVYRPLHHPDGPPQSQVEYKLRRFVNDYVAPPKSDTRLAIAVETFDRMRDEIAAMGGRTPHELMRCLEVDFIRDCAEMAARASLAREESRWGLYHQRVDTPERDDRDWLFHLNLRKGPDGAMEFVRRDVEPYLVPVEEFAPPTPADPNPRPLAVASPRPHRRTAPGEPSTPARAPEVRPTHNPRVIELLALAEESPTLAAIAPYLGDPDPTVRRTAVATLTETTPDGFATALAGRFDDPDPDVRAATATSLRELAEILPASDTADGDGLRDALATAATAGDATVRAAALDLLRVLRHPSPGPYLHALDDPETAVRLEAVRGLVSLDATAALARPARDAAREVRVAAAKALGTLGDPAGAPTLAELAADADPFVRAAALSAAASVATPSPLDALARAALSDPAWQVREGAVRALAATDDHTALLPPLTDRHPNVRRAAVICLEPHAHHPDVTLALTASLTDKDADVRAFTRRALDRSETLGSLPA from the coding sequence ATGGCCGTCCCCGCGGTCGACGACCGCGACGAACTCAGCTGCGACGTCCTGGTGATCGGCGGCGGTACCGCCGGCACGATGGCCGCGCTGACCGCAGGCGCGCACGGTGCGCGCGTCCTGCTCCTGGAGAAGGCGCACGTACGCCACTCCGGCGCCCTCGCGATGGGCATGGACGGCGTCAACAACGCGGTGCTGCCCGGCCTCGCGACACCCGAGGACTACGTCGCCGAGATCACGCGCGCCAACGACGGCATCGTCAACCAGCGCACGGTGATGCGGACCGCGACGCGCGGTCACGCGATGGTGCGGCGACTCGAGGGCTACGGCGTCAAGTTCGAGAAGGACGAGCACGGCGAGTACGCCGTGCGGCAGGTGCACCGCTCCGGGTCGTACGTGCTGCCGATGCCCGAGGGCCGCGACATCAAGAAGGTGCTGTACCGCGAACTGCGGCGCCGCGAGAACCGCGAGCGCATCACCATCGAGAACCGGCTCATGCCCGTGCGCGTACTCACCGCCGAGGGCCGCGCGGTGGGCGCGGTCGCGCTGCACACGCGCACTGGCCGGTTCACCGTGGTCCGCGCGGGCGCGGTGATCCTGGCCACGGGTGCCGCCGGACGCCTCGGGCTGCCCGCGTCGGGCTACTTGTACGGCACGTACGAGAACCCGACCAACGCCGGTGACGGCCACGCGATGGCGTACCACGCGGGCGCGGAACTGAGCAACATCGAGTGCTTCCAGGTGAATCCGCTCATCAAGGACTACAACGGGCCCGCGTGCGCCTACGTCGCGAACCCGTTCGGCGGGTACCAGGTCAACGCCGACGGCGACCGGTTCGTGGACTGCGACTACTGGTCCGGGCAGATGATGGCGGAGGTCAAACGCGAGATCGACTCGGCGCGCGGGCCGATCTACCTCAAGCTGACGCACCTGCCGGAGGAGACCGTCAGCGCGCTGGAGAACATCCTGCACACGACCGAACGCCCCACGCGCGGCACGTTCCACGCCGGGCGCGGCCACGACTACCGCACCCACGACGTCGAGATGCACATCTCCGAGATCGGGCTGTGCGGCGGGCATTCGGGCTCGGGCGTGTGGGTCGACGAGAACGCCGCGACCACCGTGCCGGGCCTGTACGCGGCCGGCGACCTGGCGTGCGTACCGCACAACTACATGATCGGCGCGTTCGTCTACGGCGACCTGGCCGGCCAACACGCGGCCGAGGGCCCCGCGAAGGCCCCCTACACCGGACCGCTGCCCGACGACCAGATCGCCGCCGCGCACGCACTCGTCTACCGCCCGCTGCACCACCCGGACGGCCCGCCGCAGAGCCAAGTCGAGTACAAGCTGCGGCGGTTCGTGAACGACTACGTCGCACCGCCGAAGTCAGACACGCGACTCGCCATCGCCGTCGAGACGTTCGACCGCATGCGCGACGAAATCGCCGCGATGGGCGGCCGGACACCGCACGAGCTGATGCGCTGCCTGGAGGTCGACTTCATCCGCGACTGCGCCGAGATGGCGGCGCGGGCGTCGCTCGCCCGCGAGGAAAGCCGCTGGGGGCTCTACCACCAGCGCGTCGACACCCCCGAACGCGACGACCGGGACTGGCTGTTCCACCTCAACCTGCGCAAAGGCCCGGACGGGGCCATGGAGTTCGTACGCCGCGACGTCGAGCCCTACCTCGTCCCCGTCGAGGAGTTCGCCCCGCCGACCCCCGCGGACCCGAACCCCCGCCCGCTGGCGGTCGCGTCACCGCGGCCCCACCGCCGCACGGCACCCGGCGAGCCGTCCACCCCCGCACGCGCCCCCGAGGTTCGCCCGACCCACAACCCCAGGGTCATCGAACTCCTCGCCCTCGCCGAGGAGTCCCCCACACTCGCCGCGATCGCGCCCTACCTCGGCGACCCGGACCCCACCGTGCGCCGCACCGCCGTCGCGACCCTCACCGAGACCACGCCGGACGGCTTCGCCACCGCGCTCGCGGGCCGGTTCGACGACCCCGATCCGGACGTACGCGCCGCCACGGCCACGTCGCTGCGCGAACTCGCGGAAATCCTCCCGGCCTCCGACACCGCCGACGGCGACGGCCTGCGCGACGCGCTCGCCACCGCCGCGACCGCTGGCGACGCGACGGTCCGCGCCGCCGCGCTCGACCTCCTGCGGGTGCTGCGGCACCCGTCGCCCGGCCCCTATCTGCACGCCCTCGACGACCCGGAAACCGCCGTACGCCTCGAAGCCGTCCGCGGCCTGGTCTCCCTCGACGCGACCGCCGCGCTGGCGCGTCCCGCACGCGACGCCGCCCGCGAGGTCCGGGTGGCCGCGGCCAAGGCCCTCGGCACGCTCGGCGACCCCGCCGGCGCTCCGACGCTCGCCGAACTCGCCGCCGACGCCGACCCGTTCGTCCGTGCCGCCGCCCTGAGCGCGGCGGCGTCCGTCGCCACGCCGTCCCCGCTCGACGCCCTCGCCCGCGCCGCGCTCTCCGACCCGGCCTGGCAGGTCCGCGAAGGCGCCGTCCGAGCCCTGGCCGCCACCGACGACCACACCGCCCTGCTCCCACCCCTCACCGACCGGCACCCCAACGTCCGCCGCGCCGCGGTCATCTGCCTCGAACCCCACGCCCACCACCCCGACGTGACCCTGGCCCTGACCGCATCACTGACCGACAAGGACGCCGACGTACGGGCCTTCACCCGCCGCGCACTCGACCGCTCGGAGACACTGGGGTCCCTCCCGGCGTGA